The following is a genomic window from Hydrogenobacter sp..
CCAACTTTTATCTCAGGAAGCTCCTTTCCCTTTTCAGCATCCTCGTATGATATAGACACAACCGTGCTACCGACTTTTAAACCATCAGGCCAGATTATGTATCTTTTTTCACCATCAGCGTAATGTAAAAGTGCTATACGTGCGGATCTGAAAGGATCGTATTCTACCGAGACCACTTTCGCAGGAACAAGGCTTTTATCCCTTTTGAAATCTATGATCCTATATCTCTTCTTGTGTCCTCCTCCTCTGGATCTCGCCGTTATTTTACCTTGTTGTCTTGATCTTCCTTTAGCTCTGTGCCAGTATACTATAAGGGACTTTTCAGGTTCATCTTTCGTGATCTCCTTAAAGTCATAAAGGATCGCATGCCTTTGCCCGTTAGTGACCGGTTTCAACTTTCTCACACCCATACTGCTTACCTCACATATTTAGTAGATCTATCTCCCTATCGGGAGGAATTGTAATTATAGCCTTTTTGTAAGAGCGTGTGTAGCCATATTTCCTAAGTTTACCGAGTACTCTTTTCTTTCTTGGCTTTACTATCAGGGTGTTTACTTTGATGACGGGAACTTTAAAGAGCTGTTCAACAGCATACTTTATCTCGTGTTTAGTAGCATCAA
Proteins encoded in this region:
- the rplW gene encoding 50S ribosomal protein L23, yielding MRKPEEIIIRPIITEKSNRLIEDRKKYTFEVAIDATKHEIKYAVEQLFKVPVIKVNTLIVKPRKKRVLGKLRKYGYTRSYKKAIITIPPDREIDLLNM